Genomic DNA from Brachionichthys hirsutus isolate HB-005 unplaced genomic scaffold, CSIRO-AGI_Bhir_v1 contig_987, whole genome shotgun sequence:
TTGAGTCTAATAATGAGATGAATTCAGTAGCAAGACAGTCATCACTGACGTCTACATGAATTTTAAAAGGTCCCACAACAATgatctgttctgttttcagaactaagcttgttaaaaattcAGATATAAAATCAGAGTATGGGCATGGAGGAtggtaaactataacaatctgGACTGGCTGGATTGATTTtcatgttgggagtgacagactaaaaATATGACTTTCAGATGAGGTGTAGTTTactttaggtttagggttaattTGGATTTCCAGTTATAGATTGCTCCAACTCCACGTTCTCGGCCGGTGTCTTAAAAAATGTGAGTTAACAACTGGGAGgagtggcttcatttaaactgcagTAATCTTTAGTATCGAGAAAAAAAgatctacatggtgatctgatAAGATCGctttattaaaaatgtctttgatgcCAGAGAGCTTATATTTAATAGTCCACACTTAATGGttctattaaaatgaatttacttggaggtggtatttatttttaagaggTTTTTGTGAGTAACACCTCTTCAGTATAATTTAACATTCTTAGATGTtcggggaacagacaccatctctaggGGTTTttgggtgggtgactgatctATAGGATGCTCAGAGATGTGTTTAgaactacatctctgtctcctgactCTGGACTTCTGAACAGATTTTGACCAATGGGTATTCCTTCTCTAATGTACAGGAAGATGAAATCCAATATCTTGCAGTTGTCTTAAAATCTATATAAGTCATGAAACACATGAGGTATATTCAAATGTAGACAATTGAGAGATGGAGATCTCAGTTCTAATTATTGGTCTGATCATGTCTCATTATTATGGGGATGGACTGAAACAGAAGGCTGGATTTACTGGAGGTATTGGTAATGTAATCAACACTCAGGCTTcaactgtaaaatgtaaaccCCATGGTACTGCTCGCCTGCCTGCGTTCTTTATGGATGGAGACTTTGTTATCGGGGGTGTTTTCCCCTTGCACCACTATAAACACTCCTTGAAATCTAACTACACCATGCTACCTGAACCATTAAGGTGCACGGGAAGGTAAGAAGACGTGATGGTTGAGAAAATACTCGAATGTGTTAATGAAATGCTTTGAGTTGTATGAaatttgtttttcaattaaCTCTCTGATCTATGTGTGCAGCTACAATACAGATGCAAGCGActgtaaatttgattaaattgCAGGTGTAATTTATTGTTTGATCTGCTTAACTGCATTATGTAGTGCAAGTTTGACAGTTgagtgtctgtctgcagcattGACTCGCGTCATCTGCGTTTCTCACGTGCCATGATCTTTGCCATCGAGGAGATTAACAACAGCACAGAGCTTCTGCCGGGTATCAAACTCGGTTATCAGATCCATGACTCCTGCAAGTCTATGCCAGGAACAATGCATGCGGCGTTCCAGCTTTCAAATGACTTGGATCGAGTGTTTTATACTGGCAACAACTGCTCTCAGTCTGGTGTAGTAGTGGGTGTTGTGGGTGAGTCTGGATCTGCACGATCCATGAGCATGTCACGTATCATCGGACCCTTTAACATTCCTCAAGTAAGTTTTAGAATTTCTGACAAACTGTCTAAAACACAAATGGATACTGTCAGGTTAATGGGATCATATTGATGTTTCCATTTAGGTGAGTCATTTTGCTACTTGTGCATGTCTGTCTGATAAGACGCAGTATCCAAATTTCTTCAGAACGGTACCAAGTGACCAGTTCCAGGCTGATGCACTGGCCAAGCTTGTGAAACATTTTGGTTGGACTTGGATAGGTGCTGTCCGATCAGATTCTGACTATGGCAACAATGGCATGGCATCTTTCCTGCTTACAGCACAGAGGGAGGGAATATGTGTGGAATACTCTGAGTCTTTCCATCGGACCAACCCACACAGCAAGATCCAGAGAGTAGCTGATGTTATCCGCAGGTGTCCAGATCACATTGTGTCATACTGAAATTGTCACACTTATTCTTTGCATAAACAAATGTCTTGTTTCCAAATTGTCAAATCAGCATGTTTTATGCTTGTTCATGCAttgcctttttatttatatatacaaatCAATTGAGAACAAATTATGTAAGTGCTATGAATTAAAGAATTGAGAATAATAGAACATGATGTGATACTTTATATTAACTCTTCAATTTCTCAAAAATGTAACACCTGAAAAACACTTCTATAATGGACTTTACTGTTTCCCACAGATCCACAGCTCCTGTTGTTGTGGCATTTATTTCCTCTACGGAAATGAGACTCCTTCTGGAGGAGTTGTCACTTGAGGCCTCACCACCTCGCCAGTGGATTGGCAGTGAGGCCTGGGTACCCAACCAAGACATGCTAAGGTTCAGATTCTGTGCTGGAGCCATTGGATATGGCATCGAGCAGTCAGTCATCCCTGGATTCAGAGAATTCTTGCTGGATCTCTCTCCCACGAAAGTGGCCTCTTCGCCACTGCTAACCGATTTCTGGGAGAATGCATTTAACTGCAGACTGGGAAAATGTGAGAGAgctgttgtttttgtaaaatatcCAGCATCagttttgaaatgaaagacCAGTTTTTCATTGAATAATTTGTGGATTTTGTTTGAAGTGAAGTTGtgtctggtaaaaaaaaaaaaattcatccatctttttgttttggtgcaGAACATTTTGTATGAgcttaaacacattttatacaaAACTAATGAAGTGAGATTATGAGTtcctggattttctttttctgtgtatTAGAATTTATTGTTAATGATCTGTGATGGTgatatacaataataataattattattattgataataCACATTCTAAATCTTTGTTGGTTTTTAGCTGCCAGCACAGGTAAGAATATGTGTGATGGAACTGAAGACATACAGATGCTCAAGAACCCATACACGGACACATCACAACTCCGAATCACTAACATGGTATATAAGGCTGTTTATGCAATAGCACATGCCCTTCATAACACGTTGTGCCCAGACGCAAATTCCTCAACTCACTGCGACAAATACAACAAGATGGTATCCAAAGAGGTCTGTTAAAATTATGAAAatgatatataatatacataatacATAAGTTACCTTTCATTGAAATTGAGATACTCTACTTAACTTCTCCTCACAGGTCCTTACTCACTTGAAGAAAGTCAGGTTTAACCAAAATGGTTATGATGTGTCATTTGATGCCAATGGGAATTCTGTTGCCAAGTATGCGCTGGTCAATTGGCAAAAAAATCATAATGGCAGCATTGAGATGGTGACAGTAGGATACTATGATGCGTCATTGCCGGCGGGGCATGAGTTACAAATTAACAGAAACCTCATGTTCATGGAGGGTATCACAGAAGTAAGGAGGCccaaagcaaataaatatattcaattgCAAGATTTGAAGATCTCAAAGGATGAATGATATTTTCCTATGTATATGTTTATGAATAGCCAATCCTGTTTTTCCCTCTACAGTTATATAGTATTATTCCAAGCAGACATTGAtcaacaataaaaatattttttttaagttacaGTAAACAAGACTATTTCAACATGAATATTGACATATTGTAATTTTTAATAATTGAACACAATTCTTAATTGTAATATACCATTGAATatgcttgactttatttgtattcatgTATCAGGTCCCAAAGTCAGTGTGTAGTGACAGGTGTCATCCAGGAACCCGTAAAGTGCTTCAGAAAGGAAAACCTATCTGCTGCTATGATTGTGTACTATGCCCTGAGGGAGAGATTAGCAATGCTACAGGTAATTATTTTGTTCAATTTCATACATTTGTCATAATGCATAACAGATAaacttcccactccttttcaagcactgtataatttattattgctatttttgtgtacatgaactttggtggttgtttggacatatttgttgggttttttttcttgtacgcagaaaggtataagtttgttttgtttatttttattctgcttgaaacatattaataaataataataataataataaagtttattttatgtttctatTTCAGATTCTCTCGATTGCCTTCCTTGCCCCAAGGAATTCTGGCCTAATGCATTAAGAGACACTTGTTTCCCCAAGCCTGTAGAGTTTCTTTCCTATCATGAGGTCCTAGGAATCATCCTGGCAGCATTCTCAGTTGGCGGTGCCTGTCTCACCATCATGACTGCAGTTGTGTTCTTTCGTCATAGAGAATCCCCCATTGTCAAGGCCAACAACTCTGAgctgagcttcctgctgcttctctcccTGACGCTGTGTTTCCTGAGTTCATTAACTTTCATTGGAACACCCTCTGACTGGTCCTGCATGCTGCGCCACACATCCTTTGGAATAACCTTTGTCCTCTGCATCTCTTGTGTTTTAGGAAAAACAATTGTAGTGTTAATGGCCTTCAAGGCCACCCTCCCAGGTAGTAATGTCATGAAATGGTTTGGTCCTCCACAGCAAAGACTGACTGTGGCCTCTTTCACATTCATTCAAGTATTGATTTGTACTATTTGGTTGGTTGTAAGTCCCCCATTTCCAATGAAGAACTTCACtgtatataaaaagaaaatcatcctAGTGTGTGATTTAGGTTCAGCCATTGGGTTCTGGGCTGTCCTTGGGTACATTGGCCTACTTGCTGTCCTTTGTTTAGTGTTTGCTGTCCGAGCTCGGAAACTGCCTGACAGTTTTAATGAAGCCAAACTCATCACcttcagcatgttgatattctgTGCAGTCTGGATCACCTTTATCCCAGCATATGTTAGCTCCCCTGGGAAATTTACTGTGGCTGTCGAGATATTTGCTATTTTGGCCTCCAGTTTTGGACTAACATTCTGCATGTTTGCTCCAAAGTGTTTCATCATAGTGTTTAAGCCAGAGAAAAACACCAAGAAACATTTAATGAGCAAAAATTAATCTGATcaccacacccacacacatacaaggATACATTTTAAACTGGATCTGATACACAGGGCACAtgcacaatttattttaaattttttattcatgtttgaaGAGCTTATGGTTTTAATTTGAAGGAGGAAATGTTAATGAAGTCCAGAACATGGAAGTCAAATTCAATTGTGAAATATTTCCAACTGTAGAAATAGATTTACAAAGAAACAGCTTATTTAAATGTGGACTTCCACTATAGCCCATATTTTTGaatttgtcatgtttttaacATAAGTTAATGTGATTACTCCCATCAAGCAGATTATGATTTTGGTCACATTGGTCATTGACCATCTTGGGTCATTGCTTTATTTCAGTCTGTATAGTTAATGGAAAAGCAGATGTCCTACAAACTCGTATTAagtttaaataaacaaagaagCTACTACTTGTACTGCCCTAACATtctttctaataaatatattcttcatcatcaaacAATACCAGACCAATGGCTACCTGTTCAagagtttttttaaattatgttaTACATTCCACATCATGGCTTAATTGACCTTTCCGTCTAATATGCCCACATGGCTCAGTAGACCAATCATGATGCTACACGTCATCTCTTGGCTCCATCCGCTTCCTCAGACAAACCACCCTACCGTGCTTCAGTTTGCATGTGgcacaaaggaaagaaaattcTTAAAAAATGGTAAAACATTGCAGACACGGCTTGTGTAACCGCGACGACCGGTACCCCGAACGACTGGAAAGAGGTGTCTGGTTTATTCACTTCCCTAAACCAACAAACTACTATGAGAAATGTCCGCGctggatgaatgaatatatttattagatagagtgcagtacaagtacagtcatcatggctctctccggatcaatcccccacccccttttttgtccacctacgttgtacatattgtgtctttttttaatttattgttattttgcatctttggagtaatgtatttttattttattggtattgttaaatgtcaatgatttatgtacgaaggactttcaacggaaacaagaccgcaagggcttttttgaaatgcttttcttagacaggatgtttgactgtacttgtactgtaatacatgctactgtttgactgtacttgtattctaacattctatctaattaatatattcatcattcatcatcatcatgtttattTACCCAGattcttttttatgtttcaaACTCTGCCACGCTACATAAAGCCCAGGTAGAGCAGGGGTaaagagcaggggtgtcaaactctggcccgcgggccaaatttggcccgcagtgtaattatatttggcccgcgaggcaatataaaattaatattagagctggcccgccagtacagaacagcacattcacctctgctctgctcttgtTTTGGCACGTCAATCAGGACATGCCCCAGACATGCCCTCTACTCTGTGTCAGTCAGTAGCGATCTGTGCTTCGGCAGGAAAGCCCCCGCTCACCAAGCCTCCCCGTGCCTCTCTCCCAGACCACGCCACCTCATACTACAATTGTCACTGTGTTACACCTTCCGAAGAATGGCGAAAAGAAAGgctgaaaacagaacatttcTGGACAGGTGGGAGAcagaatatatgtttacatttgtaaaaGACAGACCCGTTTGTCTTATTTGTGGAGCCAACGTGTCTGTAACTAAGGAGTACAACATTAGACGACACTATGAAACCAAACACCAGGACAAGTACAAGGACCTGGACATGACTTGAAGGAGCCAGAAAGTAGAGgagataaaaaaagatttggTTTCACAACAGAATATGTCCAAAAATCCACATCACAAAGTGAGGCTGCTGTTAAGGCTAGTTATATTGTGGTAAATGAAATCGCAATTTCAGCCCGGCCCTTTAATGAAGGAGAATTTATAAAAAAGTGCATGATGAAAGTTTGTGACCAAGTGGGCCCAGAGAAGAAGCAAGCCTTTTcaaacgtgagcctgagcaggaacacaGTGGCTGAGCGCACATGTGATCTTGCCACCAATCTGTACAACCAGCTGATGGAAAAGGGAAATGATTTCGTTTATTTTTCCCTTGCTGTGGACGAGAGCACCGACGCGTCTGATACTGCACAGCTGTCAGTGTTCATCCGCGGAGTGGACTCAAATCTGTGTGTTACGGAGGAGCTTTTGGGATTCAAATCCATGCGTGGAACAGCCACAGGGAAGGAAATCTTTGAGGAAGTTTGCAAAATGTGTAGCTGAACTAAAGCTGCCGTGGGATTAACCACAGATGGTGCGCCAGCGATGAGCGGTAAAAAGAATGGACTGGTAGGCAGGATCCGGGAAAAGATGCGGGAGGAGAACTGTGCAGGTGAGCTATCTGATTATCACTGCATCATACATCAAGAGTCACTGTAACACAAGTTGTTAACTTTATA
This window encodes:
- the LOC137913672 gene encoding extracellular calcium-sensing receptor-like: MDGDFVIGGVFPLHHYKHSLKSNYTMLPEPLRCTGSIDSRHLRFSRAMIFAIEEINNSTELLPGIKLGYQIHDSCKSMPGTMHAAFQLSNDLDRVFYTGNNCSQSGVVVGVVGESGSARSMSMSRIIGPFNIPQVSHFATCACLSDKTQYPNFFRTVPSDQFQADALAKLVKHFGWTWIGAVRSDSDYGNNGMASFLLTAQREGICVEYSESFHRTNPHSKIQRVADVIRRSTAPVVVAFISSTEMRLLLEELSLEASPPRQWIGSEAWVPNQDMLRFRFCAGAIGYGIEQSVIPGFREFLLDLSPTKVASSPLLTDFWENAFNCRLGKSASTGKNMCDGTEDIQMLKNPYTDTSQLRITNMVYKAVYAIAHALHNTLCPDANSSTHCDKYNKMVSKEVLTHLKKVRFNQNGYDVSFDANGNSVAKYALVNWQKNHNGSIEMVTVGYYDASLPAGHELQINRNLMFMEGITEVPKSVCSDRCHPGTRKVLQKGKPICCYDCVLCPEGEISNATDSLDCLPCPKEFWPNALRDTCFPKPVEFLSYHEVLGIILAAFSVGGACLTIMTAVVFFRHRESPIVKANNSELSFLLLLSLTLCFLSSLTFIGTPSDWSCMLRHTSFGITFVLCISCVLGKTIVVLMAFKATLPGSNVMKWFGPPQQRLTVASFTFIQVLICTIWLVVSPPFPMKNFTVYKKKIILVCDLGSAIGFWAVLGYIGLLAVLCLVFAVRARKLPDSFNEAKLITFSMLIFCAVWITFIPAYVSSPGKFTVAVEIFAILASSFGLTFCMFAPKCFIIVFKPEKNTKKHLMSKN